TGAGTAACAATTTAATAATCATGTGAAACAATGTTTCTTACAACTGTTACCCAACTTCAGTGTCTTTATTCAACCATTAGTGttggcaaaacagaaaacagaagggAAACATGGGAATACCAGGTCTTATGATTACAAATCAAGTGAATCAGTGGCTTGAGCAGATTAAAGGCAACACCCAGTGACGCTTGTAACTGTCTTTGCTCTCCTTGTTCAAGGAAATGAATTGCCTCTTTTGCCCATCCTACCTGCACGCACCTTTAGTCCCCTCTTTAGGGGTTTCTATTGTTGATGATTAATAACTGCTGCCAGtcaccattgctgttgttaGGAAAAAGGATCATGGTTGATTGAAGAGACATTAGCAAACAGCATGTTAAGTCATGGCTGCTTTGCAAACAATTAAGCTTGACTATTATGTTTCCTTTTGAGAAATACATGGTGTGTCTCAATGTCAGATGTCTGATATAAGTATTCATATGTGACAtggtacacacatacaaacacaacgTGGTAGGTAAGCTACTGTAGATGTCATACAGTGAGTTACTCACTATTTGGAATGTCTGGTCTGTTTTAAACCATACTTTTGTTATGGTTCAGATAATTTTCAGTGATTTATTGATATTAATTATGTAGCTTTTTCTCTCAGATTCTCCAGAAACAATGCAACTATTTTGTATTGCAGCTTTACTTTTGtcagcagcagctgcacagGTGAGTTTCTTTCAAAGGTGAACATGTGAATTGTCTTTTAGGTGGCGTTAGaattacacaaaaaaaatttgagtgACATTTTGAGGAGGgagtttttacagttttgttggtttttatttttcagcctgATTTCTGGGCTCAGGATGAAGTGTTTGAACCTGCAGAAGAGATTGAGTTGGAAGAAGGTTCTCAGGTAAGAGGAACAGACACACAGGTCCAATGCTGCATTTTTCCTTTATTGGTTTAATATTCGTTTCGTTCATTGATTTAATGGTTTTTTTTAGCTTGGTGAGGATGAGCAGCTGGTGACTGGAGCCCCGGAGGAGGGCCAGTGGACGAATGAAGACTGGCTAGAATGGGCTGCAGTACAGGTACGCTTAATAACAAGTACTGTTGTGGTAGTTGAAGGCTATATTACTTTGCAATGGGTGAAAACGTCTGGGATTTAAACTCTATTGTTGTTTGCCCTTTATTTTGGAGTCCCGTTAAaggaatatttcaacattttgggaaaaaaaatataaattctcTTAACCTCTAATGCTGTTATAATTGAAACACTTTTTCACCCATAAGAAATTATGAGCTTTAACTATTACATTCAGGCTTTAAGAgttttcatgtttctgtgagTTTGCCATGTAACTGGTGCAATAAACAGTCAGATaatcttttgttttcaaaaaatgGCTGAAAAGAGTGTTTAAAAGCCAGAATATCTTTTTCCACAACACTCATTTGTTTTCTAATCAGTACTTTGCTGGTTTCACATCTTCACCAACACAGCTCcatgttaattttttaattCTGGTCTTACATTTTAGTCCAAAGATGAACAGAAAATGAATCAGGGCATTTTTCAGGGTGTGGCCACTGGAAGGATATTGTCCAACCATTATCACTTTTTACACCCtgctaaaaagaaacacaaaatagaAAATAGAGATTCTTGtcattaaaacacttttaacccCCAGGCCCTTAAAACACAGTACTGTGAACTGCAGGGTCTAGCTCTAACGCTGTGTAGAAGCCAGGATGTTCTTCCTTAATCCTTAAAGAAGGTGAATACAAACTGTGTGATATTTAGGGAAATAAAGTGAAGAGAATTAATATGATAAGGATAAAATATTTCAGAGAAACTACCATGACCAGGGCTGAAGAGACGCTTTGCACTCTCATTGAACATTTTGGAGGCTTTCTAGAAATAACTATATTTTGGCTTCTTTTGTAAGATGCTACAAACACAATTCGTCTGCAGCAAACCCTTACCATCACCTGACATTTTATGAAATTATATGAAACAGTTGTTTTCTGTACACAGACCTGAATTTTAACTTCTCACAGGGTCCTGGTTCCCAACGAGGTGATGCAAGACTCCCTCTGCGTGGGTTTGGCTGGCACTTTCGTCCTGTGGTAAGCTCACAATGACATGTAGTGAGGCTAGGCTGAGAAAAGCTGTACTGAAATGATGAAAGCTTAATGTACTGTGTGGAAACCATGTTAATCTCTGGAACTCACAGTGCCCTTAAATTACAGAAAAGTATCTCGTAAATCAGTTCTTAATTTTTTGACTGTTTACATATCTTTTCACTATTGGTGTAGTTTTTACTGACACAGTAGGTCCATACTTTATGTCTGTTGTCTTTCTCTTGTGTACTGAAGCACTGTCTGCTCTCCAAAAAATTACACACATATATGTTTTTCTTCTGCATTGcaatgacacaaacatactTCATTTTTGTTCTAGGAGTGTGTGCCATTATTCAAGGTAGGCACACTTTCAACCATTACTTCAGATTAAAGCACTTCAACAGTTAGCCAACACTCTAATACTCTTATGTCTATTATTACTCAGGTTGGCAATGTGACACTTCAGGTAAGATCATGCATGAAAGATATTAAACATCAtatgtttcttgtatttataaaATATCTATGTTTGGCATAGCAAAGCGGTGAACATTTAAATTTGCCTTTTATCCACAGAATGACTCTGGTGTGACCCTTCAGCAGGTAAACAAAACGCTTTGGTTGCTTGATTACACttttataaaatatatcatTAATTAAAGTAGCAAATTACTTCCATTAATGAAATGTTATGATGAACCTTGGTGTGAAAATCTTGCAGGGGGAGAGCATATTTGTGGAGCAAAAGGTAGGAGACAATAGAATAAGTATCAGTGTGACTAGAATCAGAAGACAGACCAGTTTTGATTGATATTATGAATACTAACGAATGTGTTAATCCATCTTTAGCCCGGCAGGAGGGGACCTCGCCATCCCATGGTACAAAAAGGAATTTAATGATATGTTGCAATGATTACAGAGTATCAGAGCCCTTTCACACAGATAGTCTGATTTTTACTGTGACTTATTTTCTAGAGAGGAAAAAACAGTCCTACGATGAATTTGGCAAACTCACTGCATGCTTGAATCTCAGTCAAATATATAcgaaatgtactttttttctattctgttttacatttttcacataGTGAGGCTTGGATACATTTGTGATCTTATTTTAAAACTGCTTTGTGATTTAATTTTCTCATCCCCTGAATTTCAGAACTGTGTGAAGTTCATCTTCAACACCACAGAACCGGTAACCCCGCTGCACACAATAAGACAAATACAATGTCTATGAACTGTATTTTATGTGTTTACTTTTCAATCATCAacacattttctcttttcaatGTAAAGAACCAAGTCTCCATTGAGTACGGGGTTGTGAAACCTGTAAGTACAGACTGATTGTAAGCCTCTTTCTGTGTAATAGTAATCATTAAATGTGAAACTCCCACTGTCTGAACTTGCTCTTATGGAACATTTACCCATGGCTCTGTGTTGTTTCATGCAGCATATGAGCAAGTGAGGTCTTTTTCTTGCATAGTTATCCTAAACAATTTGAGGTCAGCATTATTACAAAAAGTTTTAGCACTTCAGATTTCTCAAATTCAACACTGAGCTtgtgtaattttattttccagAAGAAACTCCGTGTGATTTTTTGAGAAGAAGTCAATCAAGAGGAAGACTGCGGACAGCTCTCAAAGGTGAGGATGCTAAATACATGATAAAGTTAAATTACATGTATAACACTTTGCTGACTGCTGCTGACAACTTTTCTGATCTCACACTCTTTTAGAAAGAAACCAACAGCTACAAATCTGATCGACTAGCTGTAAAGAAAAATATGCATTTCTCTCCACTTGTATACTCTGGGAAATTACTTCTTTGATTTGGAATTTCCCTGCTCAAAGTATAATTCTGGTGTTCCAAAATAAATCTCTAAGCAAGAAGTTTTGTCAGAGTTGTTTATTTGACATGATATGGAAGTGGGGATAACAATCCTGAAACAAGTCAGACAATTTCAGTATATCATAAAAATAACTGAGTAGAAATTAATTGGGTTTGGAAGGATGGCACATTGTAGAGCATTTGAGCAAGTGTGGCCAAAAACACAGATTGTTTGCCAAGGTGACATCTAGGGTTCAAACAGGAAGGGGAAGTTGCCGTTGCCCTGGAGGAAACATTAAAGACAAAACAGCAGTTATTAAATGATATCAAATCAGATCTTGCATATCTAAATGACAGATTTAGTGTGTCATGAATACTTAAAAGTACTTAAGGTTAAGAGTTATGGTCGGAGATCAAACCTCATCAACTCCAGGCCCAGATGTGTCACCACGAGGATCAGGAGGAATTGTAGTAGACTCCTTCTGTGTCCCCATCGGCCATGTCTGATATGGACAGAGAGTTATAAGACCACACATATTAGACATAATTGATGTGTTCTTGTCTCTGCTTGCTTTAAAGGCGAAATCATGTAGTGTACTCACTTTTTCTGTTTGCACCCTAGGCAGAGAAGCTTGCTGAAAAGGGAAGAAAGGCTGTTAAATTAGATTTCTGTCTAAACGCACATGAGTGTCAAGTTCATTCAGACAGTTTATTAAGCATGTAGacatttaatgttatttttcaaaCTGTTGGACAACCCCTGAAGATGTGGATTTATTTCTAGAGCACACAAAAGCCTTGATAGAAGATAGAAATCTAGGATTCAATCAATGAACAACAGCTAAACAATCCATACAAAAACATATTCTCATAAACCACCTATTCCATAATAATCATTTGCTAAAAACTAACAAGAAATATGTTTCAAAGcaatggaatttaaattccattgaagaagatataatatatatatatataatatatccAACATAAGAAGCACTAAATAGTAAGGTACTCAGTGTAAGCTCTAAAaggtattaaataaaaaattatattttagttACTCTAAACTTATCAAACAGTACAAGGGACCAACATTATTTAAGCAGTCTACCACTAATCCAATATGGCAGACATTAGACACTGCATCACAGATGCCACACATGACTCAACATATACCGGTATGTTATTATCATTAAGTTGTGTCTCCAGTCATTATAGTCTGCTACATTGCGTCCTGAccgtttttttaaaagacaaagaagagtTCCTGCTTTTGTGACAATAAATCTTCAGTCAGCCTTTCTTTGTacgaaaaatgtataaaaactgacATTTCTATTTGATCAATAACTACAGGAGAGCCTTGATCTCTTTTTTGTCCATCATGCTTTTTGAATGTCTCACCTGCAGAGGGAGCTGTGGTCTGTGTGTGGTTCTCTCCAAGTTTTGCTGAGCATTGTTGGGCTGCAGCACTGCAGTGTTCCTCTGCTGGGGATAGCCGTAAGGAGGAACAAAGTAAGGGTAGCCCTGTGGATGGTAAGTCAaatgaaagtcaaataaaaccagCGTGAGCatagaaataaagacaaagtgaGGTTTGAGCATGTGTTTTACATCATACCTGTCTGGAATACTGAGGGAAGCCGAAAGGCGGATACTGGAAAGATGGAAACATCTAAAGGGAGCATAGAACAACTATTAGTCTCAGCAActaaagtgaaaacaaaaagcaacacTGTCACTGAATCTCTGTGCGTTTTTTTCCAACCTGAACTGGGTTTTGGGCCTGCTGGGGGATGTTAGGAGCGTTGGGGTCCTGTGGGGTCACAATCTGCTCTTGCTGAGCATTGGGGACGATCATAGGTGTAAGCTGGTTGCCCTGAGAGGGGAAGAATAGCTGGTGCCCCTGAGGAGAGAAGGGCCCTACCATTTGAGGGTTCATGTTCACCATCTGTGGAGTGAGCAGCAcctcaggctgctgctgcagcacaaaCTGGGGTAACAGGGAAGACTGGACAAGACAGGTTTGTtagtggttgtttttttttcaatgaaatgCAGTTAATGTTGCTTTTTACAAATTTGCACTACCTGTGCTTGTCCAAGAGCAGCAAGAGTTAATCCATTCAGTCTTAGGATCTGTACATAAAAAGTTGCATACAAAATCAGTACAACTGTCACTACATAAAATGCGATCCTAACTTATAAAATATTggggaaaacattttttttaacagctgtaCATACCTCATTGCTGTTGCTTGCAATAATTCCAATCTGTAGCTGTTAAAAAGACATTAGAAATATGACTTTCCATCTAGTAACTTAGAATATATGAGTAAAACAGCAAGACATAGATGAAACTTACTGGAAGAGCAAAGCTTGTCCCGAGTAAACAGACCCACAGAAGAGCAGCCTGGGGTTTCATGATGTCCAAAGTCTGTAAAAACATTAGACGTATTTCAAAAACATTACGAAAAAATAGATACAGTATAGTATGTCTGATACATTTAGCTGTGATAGAAGTAAAACTTTCTATAACAGATTCATCTTACCATTTCTCTGGTTGTGATCACAGTTTGAGTGTGCCTGCTTCTTTACCCGGTCCCTTTCCCTTATATATTCTGTCAGGGTGAGGCGTTCTAGTCCCCCGCCAACCCATCCAGACAATGTGTGGTCAGTGTGACAGACGTTTCTCATGGCAACAGACTCAGACTCTGACAACACACAACAGGTAAGTGTGTAATTTTGTGTAAGTCATGTCTCTAAATGCTGTGACTCCGTCTTCGTCAGGTTGTTAACAAACCTCTTAATAATTTTGAAATCTCTGCTTTCTGTACACATCAGATAAAATAACAGTTTAACTGATTGTTTTGCTAATGGGCTACAATTCAATGACTTCCTGTTAAGGGGACATGCATACACCTTAGTGACCTTTTGTTGTCTTAAACAAAGTTTATGTTAAACCCTGGTATTTTAAGGTGTCATTACAGACATTAAGGCTGACAGGATTTCTGTCTTGtcatgggaaaaaaatgaaaacggGCTGAAAGTTTATAATCAGACATTTGTCACAAGTTTGTTCATGTTACGCTGACTGATGTTGTCATTTAACTGGTAATTCACAGGTATTAAATATTGACTGGTCtgggaggaaacacaggaaagaGAAGATGGACTTTTACTATTACTGAGTGCCCTTCTTCGAAAATGAATTTTACTGACATCTGTTTCGCGAATGACCCTGCACTGTTGCAGCAGATATTGTGGATTGTTGCAAGTGTCACTTTAAGAGAAACATTAAGAGTAGCTTTCTCAGCTTTGTTCTATACAGATATTTCACTAAGTTATAACAGTGTTGTCCTCTTAAGGGAAAGACCTGTAACTGACTTTTTTATGTCACACCTGTACTGCTAGATTTGCATCAGTTGCGATATGTGGTGAGccttaaaaatacatatatatatacagtatatataaaagaaatacaaaaatattctaGGTAATATGCAAGGTTGTCATATTAAATCAAATCTGGAAAATTGATGTAATGGGATTGTTATTTGGGTACCTTTGGTGCAAAACATTTGCAATTATCCTGATCTCAGCATAAAAGTGGCTTCAAGGTGGGTATTTGTTCTAgatcagtggtgtccaaactttttttaaggagggccacatttgatgtagTCAGAgaacctcagggccagtggctcttactgagacttaggaatcataaaagttatatttgaaatctctatttaatagcaattattttatagtttttctcaataaatcagtactCCTCAGTTCTTCACAAAACACGTAAACAtaagcaaactttatcttcttctggaggaaaatgtttttcattagggtcgggcaatgtgggaaaaatatagtatcattatttttctattcaatttaagaactaaataattcttgtcctgcattctAAACTATTtttctgcaccaaattttgcattttctgcacaattttataattttgatcttgtcttgtctgtcctcttttgtgtcttctgaaattttagtgttcatcaagaacatttcacatcatgatgagaacattaatttgaaaaacctgtcaactttaagagttcctgtgtttcctcctaattatattctggcagaatatccagagctttggctttatacaagtggtctatatgaagctttttgagacgtttctggattaactttagttttg
The Notolabrus celidotus isolate fNotCel1 chromosome 7, fNotCel1.pri, whole genome shotgun sequence DNA segment above includes these coding regions:
- the odam gene encoding uncharacterized protein odam → MTLDIMKPQAALLWVCLLGTSFALPLQIGIIASNSNEILRLNGLTLAALGQAQVSSLLPQFVLQQQPEVLLTPQMVNMNPQMVGPFSPQGHQLFFPSQGNQLTPMIVPNAQQEQIVTPQDPNAPNIPQQAQNPVQMFPSFQYPPFGFPQYSRQGYPYFVPPYGYPQQRNTAVLQPNNAQQNLERTTHRPQLPLQQASLPRVQTEKTWPMGTQKESTTIPPDPRGDTSGPGVDEGNGNFPFLFEP